AACTATCATGATAATTTGTGTAATTTGTAGTTCCCTGTTCACATCTTCAACTGTGTGTGCCGGCCAGTTCTTATTTTTGTGAATTGTGATGCAATCCGTTATCTTGTATTAGTTCCTACCTAAGATTATGTCGAACTTATACAGTATGTTAATTCTCCATGACTCCATTCCAATCTGCAGGCAGCAGCTATGAAGAGAAAAGCAGGgccaaacaccattaatattaaTGCTTTTTTTAAGCCCCTTGCTTCAAGTTCTCAACCTACTGAAATTGTTAATGAGGCGGATGTGCAATATACAAATCCAAGTCCAGTTAACGCTTCTGATCAGGAAATGCCGGACGTGGTAAATGTTGCAGAACAAACAGAAGTTATAACCACACCTTATCAGAGAGACCCCGGTAAACGTTGTCAAATTTGGGAGCTCCCACCGGACAAGCAAGATGATGCTCGGCATTTTTATATATCTAAGGGAGCATATCGACCAGAGTTGGAAGAATATCCATTTGATGAAAAGTCTAAACACCGTCGTCGATTTCAGAAAGATTGGTACCAAAATTTCTGGTGGCTTGAGTATTCAACACACACTGATAGCGCATATTGTTTGCCGTGCTTTCTCTTCTCCAAAAAACCTGTTGGGAGATGTGGGTCTGATACATTCTCGGTCAAGGGTTTTAGAAACTGGAAAAAGGTTAACGATGGAAAAGCATGTGCTTTTTTAACTCATGTTGGGGGCCCGGACTCTGCTCACAACTATTCCGTTCAGTGCTATGAAGATCTCAAGACCAGTGTGGCTCATATCGACAAGGCGATGGAAAAGCGAAATGAGAAAGTAGAAACTAATGCGAGATTGAGGCTTAAGACTACCATCGATGCCATGAGGTAAGCAAGTTTTTTACATCAACTAAAATTTGACATGACTTAGTGTTTTGGTATCTAACATCTAGTCGCTTTGTCCCATTAGGTGGCTGATATTCCAAGCTTGTTCTTTTAGAGGTCATGATGAATCTGCAGGGTCTAAGAACCAAGGAAATTTTCTTGAAATGGTTAAGATTCTCGCTTCGTACAATAAGGATGTCGCAGGAGTTGTTCTGGAAAATGCTCCAGGTAATGCAAAGTATACATCCGGAGAAGTTCAGAAAGAGATTGTTGGCATACTTGCTCTAGAAGTGCAAAAAACAATTAGAGAAGAAATAGGTAATGCCAAGTTCTGTATAATGGTTGATGAAGCTCGGGATGAATCAAAAAAAGAACAAATGGCAGTTGTTCTTCGGTTTGCCAACAAAGAAGCAGAAATAATTGAGTGTTTCCTTGATCTAGTTCATGTTAATGACACTGCTGCCttaactttgaaaaatgcaatcTGTACTGTACTGTCAGATAATAACTTGAATGTACAAGACATCAGGGGCCAAGCATATGATGGTGCAAGTAATATGAGAGGGGAGTGGAATGGATTGAAGGCTCTTATTCTCCGTGAGTGTCCGTATGCCTACTATattcattgtatggctcatcaaTTACAATTGGCGCTTGTTGCTGCATCACGAGAGGTACATGAGGTACATAACTTCTTCCAGAATGCAAATTTTGTAATAAATGTTGTTAGTGCTTCTACAAAGCGGAGCGATGAGCTACTAGCGAACCAAGCGGAGGAAATTGCTCGTGAAATTGAGTTGGGAGAGCTTGATACAGGCAGAGGGCAAAACCAAATAGGAACCTTACAGAGACCAGGAGACACAAGATGGAGTTCACACTATAAGTCCATACAGAGCTTAAAGAAGATGTTTGCTGCTATAGTTGCTGTCTTAAGAGGTATAGCAAGTGACCGTTCAGTCTCAAAATATTCTCATGGAGATGCCGTTGGATCCCTTAAAATTGTCATATCATTTGATTTCGTGTTCATTCTACATCTGATGGAAAAGATTATGAAGATCACTGATGTGTTGTGTAAGAAACTCCAATACAAATCTTTGGATATTTTAAATGCCATGGATTTTGTTTCTAACACAAAGGTCCTACTTGGTGAGCTAAGGGAACATGGTTGGGACTCTCTTTTAGAGGAGGTCAAATCTTTTTGTGTGAAGCACGAGATTGATATCAGATTTGGACCGCAAGTATGTTTTTCTACTTTCTAAAATTACTTAACTTATATTAAGTTATATCTTGGTTGTTTTTTATCTTGAGAATTTAGCTGACTTTGTAATGAAATTAACAGGTATGTTGATGTTACCAAATCTCGAAATAAGCATGACAACACAACAACGCTCCACCACTACAAAGTCGATGTTTTCAGTGTTGCAATTGATCAACAACTGAGTGAACTAAATGATCGATTCAGTACACAAGCAACTGAGCTCCTTACTCTCTGTTCATCATTGGATCCAAGGCATGAATCTTTTGATATCCCAAAGATAAGCACTCTTGCAGAAAAATTATATCCCGCTGATTTTTCAAGTCAAGAATTAGCTCAGTTGGAAAGTCAGCTACCTCATTTTCAGCTAGATGTGTGCAACCATCCAGAACTGATGACCTTGCCATCTATTGCTTGTTTAACAAAAGGGCTAGTTAAAACCGGAAAAGCTTCTTCATACCCAATGGATGACAAGTTGCTACGACTAGTTATCACTCTCCCAGTCTCAACGGCAACTGCAGAGCGGGCTTTTTCGGCTATGAAAATTGTCAAGACACGTCTTCGAAGTAAAATGGGAGATGATTTGCTTCGCCATTGCATGATATTTTACATAAAAAAAATTAGCAGCTAAGATATCTTCTGATGAAATTATTAATATTTTTGATCTTATTGGCAATCGTAGAGGCCACTTTAAATTAATAGAAATGTAATGATATTTTTATGACACTTCAGCAAAACCTTGTTCTATATGATTATTTTTGTGCCGGATATTTTTTTTCTTCGCTTGGTTTggcttgccccccccccccccccccccccccccatatccaaatcctggctccgcccctggTGACGTGTACCCTtatcccttggctgttaactaATCTTGTTCCCCGTCTCTCTGCCCAGGGACGGTCATGTACACGGCCACGGCCACGTCCACTGGGATGTTTGATCTTGCAGGGAGCGAGAAGAGCGATGGATGGAACCGCTTGGTCGAAATTGGGTTACTGCTGGATGTGCTGGATTTGTAGTGGTGTGGATCACTTTCTGCAAGTGCCTGTTGTACAATCTAAAGATGCACGAACATCTTGTCACTTGGTTCATTTACGATCTTTGCTTTGAAGGACAGCACTATAGAAGGTGCGTTCTTTGGATGGATGGAAAAGGGGATATAGAAAAACTGGTGTATAATGTTTCCTTTGATACATTGGTTTTGGAACTAGTCCTCTTAATATTTTCTTGTTTTCCTGCACCCGCAGCCGCATCCCTTGTGTGGAGTTTTTTCAAAGATGCTGCTGCTGCGAAAACTTTGTGTTGCTACTAGTTGTAAACTTTGGATTGTTACCAACAAATTGGTTTGTTGAATCCTTGCTTCCTCATGAATGAATGAATGAGTCTTTTCTTCTTTTGTTATTCTTATATATCTATATAAGACAAACTAATTGGTAGTATTGGCTGGTTGTCTCTTGTGCCTCAAAACCAACCCGGATTCTCTCTTGCATATATTGGCTGGTAGAATTGGCTGGTATTCTCTAACAAAATCCTCTAGTCCTTTTAAAGCAAAGTAGGGGTTTCTAAATTCTAATAATCTAACAAAAGttgaacaaaaacagaaactttgtttCACCTTCATTTGTATGCATCTTTTTTCAGGATTTTTGTGAAGAATAACTTGTTATCAAACTCGCCAATAGAAACTGGACCTAGTGTTTAGATGTTACAAAAAGCACATTCTAGGTACAAGTGCTATAGTACGAGCCTTACACGAGCCAACGTGGAAGAAAAAACCAACCACAACAAACTATTTCTGCGGATAAATCAACAAACTATTCTGGTGTTGTACGGGCTTTACAAGCTGCTATATTCTGGCATTATTTTACTAGTTATTAGGAAACTTAAAAAACTATTGTACGGAGAAATCAACTCCATATTTGCATGTTTACTGAACGGTACAAAACGCATAAATAAATCAATTGTCAAGGAAGTAGTCCCATGGATACATCGCTTTCCTACGGCTGAATCGATCTTGTGCCGGATAGTCCCTTTTAATCCCCTCGGCTCCCTCGTTGAAATCAGGGATTGTGCGGCAAGGGAGTGGTCCCATGGATGCATTGCGTTCCTCCTTTATCGAAATTAGGGATGTGTGCCTGCTATCATCATCACGTCATTAAACGCCTTAGGGATGCCCACCGGCGAGCCAACAAGGGTCTGGCTTGCGCCACCTCACTGATCCGCGGCATCACGACTTCCTCCAACATGCCTTCTTCCAAGACCATCTCTCCATATGTACTAGCAATAGTCATCCATCCGCGTGCGGGGTGCGCGTGCGACTTAGGACTTGGGCGATGCGGGAGGAGAGCAGATGAGGCGATGCTTTCACTCGCAGGAGGTCCCCCATGAGCCGAGCCATAGCAGGCAAGTGCTCCCTCTCTCCTCTCCTGTTCTATCCTCGTAGATCAACCCTCTCAACCGACACTTACCAGGCAACCACCACGAGTATTCAGTCTGAGGTCACTCGTCGCCGCCCAGCCCTGAGACGAGGTTCTATGTCGCCGAAGCACTAGGCGAGGATCGAGAAGGTCCGTGCTGTAATcaggcgacggcgagggcggAAATCATGACGTAaattctttgaaaaatttgatgGAGGATCGGCAGCAGATGAAGTGACTCGATCTCAGCCCGTGGCGCCGGCGAGGGTGCTAGAGATGGTGGCCCGGGACCCAGAACGCCGCCCTGCCGACAACGGTGTAGGGCAGGGTAGGGTAGGTGGTTCGTCCGTCACTGGTGCGTGGGGATGCTTTGATTGAtggaaggggaggaggaggaggaggaataTGATGTAGGTTTGGCCATTTGGATGGATGGAAGTTCccgcttctctctctctctctctctctctctctctctctctctctctctctctcggagAAGGAAAGGAAGCAGGGTCCACGCCGGCCGGCGAGCTGCGGCATGCATGTGTGGTGTGAGCCAAACCCGCCCACACGCCCTATAACATACAGACTACGCCACgtcaccgcatgcatgcatgtgggaattttttagatttcaatttttaaaatgttttatctcttaaataaaaatccgattgaagatccgttttcaccagTAAATCCCTCGtgacgagatcttcgaaactagatatcatatcaatatatttcgaCGAATTTTTCTTTGGATTAAAAGTTGTcatgtctattgcacatgaattgccatgatgtttacactaaAGTTGTCATGATATGTTTCAACTATTTTTTtacatttaaaagtaaattttgacatattataaaatggggaattaagaaactagacttgccatgaaccataaactaaaattgccatgatacatgcatttaaattgccatggttcatacaaaaaaaattcatgatcaaagtactggaattgccatcatcaataaactaaaattgtcatgctctacaaactaaaattgccacatggcaattttagtttaagCAATATGGCAACTATAGTGTAGACATCATGGTAATTTTTGGGCAAAAAAAAAAAtttcgtcgaaacatatcaacacggggtctagttttgaagatctcgtcgagacagatttaatgatgaaaacggatttttaattCGATTTTTTAGTTAGGAGATAACACATTTTTAAGCCGAAACGAAAAAGATTCCTGCTGATGTCATTTATTCATACGTGGCAAAATGAGTGATAATGAAGGCGTGTGGGCGGTGTGCAagatgccacacgtgtgggccttagttttttttccttttttttggtGAGGAATGCAAGCTAGCGCATGTAGCCTCGTGATCAAaaacgtactccctccgtcccaaaaattttgtcttaaatttgtctaaatacggatgtatcaaatcaccttttagtattagatacatccgtatctaaataaatttaagacaagaattttgagacggagggagtaatatatacTAGTAGGAGTATAACGCATGCATGACGTCATACCAGCTAGGCGTTTGTTCGCGCGGCGCGTGCGCTCGGTCGAGTTTTGTACCACGTGCACAACACTTTTTTCTGGGGCCGCACGGACGCGAGTTGAGTGTCAACAAATAAAAAAAATCAGCCTTGATCCTGCAATATAGGAGTACGTACGAGTGCCACTGCCGACCGGCCGTAAAAGCAGCGAAGGGAGAAAACAGAGATGACTGCGTAACCTTCGGTTTCGATGGTTTCCATCCGTGTAGGTTTGGGAGACTAATCTAGCCTCCAGTTGACCGTACCCCGTGCCATCATATACACGATCGATCGTTGACGATATTCAGGCTCCACGCCAAGGCCAGCCACGTCGTCTCCGGCTCCAGCGTGGAGACCCTGCTCGTCAGGCAGATCCGTGGGGCGCGCATAAGCCAAGAGATGATCGTTCACAACGTCTCGTCGGCGAAGCCCATGTGCAGTATCACCGACGTGGGCAGTGCGTACAACCCTACCAACGTCTGCAACGGCTTCATCTGCCTCGCCTCCTGCATGCCGAACTGGCCAATCTATGTGTGCAACCCTCTCACCGGCGACAAGCTGACGGTTCCACCGCCGCCAAAGATCGAGGGCGCGGCCTCCCGCAAGTACGCCATAGGGTTTAACGCGTCCACCCACCAGTACAAGCTCTTCCGGCTCTCCATCATGTGGTCCAACTCCAAGGGCGGCCACTACCTGGACGTGTACACCTTAGGTGGCGATGGCGGGTGGCGTCGACACCCATACAGGTTCCCGTATAGCCCGACGCACGGCCTCCACTCGCCACCGCCGGTGTTCCTCGACGGCAAGCTGTACGCGCTGACAGCACGGCCACATACCTTGCATGTGTTCGACACGATACTAGTAATTGACGTGGCGAGCGAGGTACACTACACATACACCCTCCCAGAGTTCGGGGGAAGCTATGTGTTGGGAATGCATGCCTTCGAGATGCGCGGGAATCTGTGCGTCGCCGTAGATGTCATTTGCCCACGACGGCTCTGCTTCTGGGTCATGCTGCCGCTACAGAGCATGGGCCTGCCTTGCACCTGGGAATTGCGCTACACCATCTACATGGACGATGATGATAATGGCAGCGACAGGTCGACTGGCGTCTGGTTTGATGATGGTGACAGGACGCTGTGCTACAGAATGGGGAATTGTCTCTACAAGTATGACACCACCAAGGACGAGCAGCAAGCGATAGGTTGTTTCTCGAAGTGGGATCATCGGATCCAGCTGCCAGCAGCTCCACGGTCGGAGAACCAACAATGGAATGTTTACGGTGGTTACCGTCCCAGCCTTGTCTCGCCTCGTCTCCTATTTGCACCCGCGCCGTCATCGTTAATGCAGCACCAGGATGAACAAGAACGCTTCGCGCAAGCTTTGGTACATGCACTGCAACGGCAAAAATCATCAAAGGAATCGTCTCCAATGTGCCAAGATGATTCACGGGTCAAATTGTTAAAATAGGGGAGCCTTGGAGCGTAGAATCAAATGACAGTGAAGATGGAGTCTTCTAATATTTTCATAATTATTGATCCAATCATTGTGGCCTAATGTTATACCCTTGGATAATAATCACTATTTTTTTCCTGCTCTTAGTGTTGCTAGTTAAGATCTAATTTGCTTATACATGATTATAAATGCATATACATTAGTTATAATCTTTTATCTTACATCCAACCCGCGATCAGGCGTGTTGTAGCATGTGATATCAACTTTTTTTTACCACGACAATGATGGTAACAAAAAAAGGAGTATAATTTGTTTTACTTTCTCTATACACACAACTTTTTAGATTTTAGCTTTTAGCCTTTTTTGCATATGTTCTCACGTGGAAATATATGAACGTGTATTatgaaatgcaataaaattatGAGACGAATATTAATATTCAACATCTCCTCCGCCACGGATTCCACCGATGGTATGGTTGACTACCGCCACTCATCATGGCGTGTATAGATACGCCTCGAGAGCTTGATCGATCAGCACCTTGATTGATTTCCGATACAAGCAAACCAACTGAATAAAGAGGTCCTAGCTAGGCTGTTATTTCTTTCCAATCCGCTACCTACCtcgtgttgcatgcatgtgttattTCTTTCCATTGTTGGCTAGCAAGAACCAAAGAGGACCTAGCTAGGCTGCTAGGGTCTATATCCGAATCAAATTGATTTCCGTCTGGTATGATGTGCAAGCTGTTTCCTTAATTGTAAAATTCGTGTGCAATACTGCAGTGACGATGACTAACATTTGCAGCCACGTGTGTGCAAAACTGCAAAATCTTCCCATTTTCAACTATTCATGTGCGGATTTGGCCCAGGTCTCTGACCGAAACCCAAGCTAACCCCTCTACTTGTGCGACTCCCTCATCAATCTCTCTCGTATGTCTCCCCCTCACCTCGATATCTCCCTCACTCTCCCCAACCTCGTGCGCCGCATGTCCTACAGCATCTCTGTCCTCGGGGCCGCCGTTCGGGAGAGCAAGGAGGAGAAGCGAGACGAGGAGAGGTATCATGGTATCATGGCCGAATCGGTTGCCGCGGCACCGTTGTCGCCCAAAACGTACGCTCCCGCGAGCGCCACCGGATCGTTTGCCGCCGATGCCGATCTGTAGTACCGGCGAGCGAGCGAGCTAGTAAGTTTTAGATTTCAACGAAGAACAATATAAAGCAGCGTAGTTGTGCTCACCCAGAATCGGACGCCGGCGTAGTCGCTCCGGAAATCGCCATGAACATAGCCTGACGGACCACGAGCGCCACAACTGCCTCCGGCTTAGCGTGGTCTTTGACCCCAAATCGGAAAAGGAATCTCGTGCGAGACACAGGACAAGCACCCAACCTGGGTACACGCCATCCAGCCGGGGTCGTACCGAAACTTTATCGCCACAGCCCGGGCCCGTGCGCAAAAGAAAATGTACCAGACTGCATGCTCTGCGTGGCCGGGCCCTTTGTGCGTCAGATCAGTCCCCCGGGCGAGCCCACGAGCCTGATGCGGGCAGTATTTGCCGGTATGGAGCGATATATGTCCACTTACTCTTTACGACAAATTTGATTGCACGGATCACCTCGGGCAGCATGACCGGCTGGATAACCGTGATCAACTGCCGCTGCGTGCAGGATGTCCGCTATCGGAAGGAGACCATTGTCTTAGAGTGTTAATGCGGAGTGGGGTTCATCCATTGCACGAGGGAATAAATCGCTGAAGAATGGGCCATGTCAACAATAGAGCCCACATGTCATACTtaggggcatccagccacgctcTCTACACAACAGAAGTGTAGTTGCAGCCCTCGGTCTCAGCCCCACTCATGCCGTACATAGCGTGAAGTCAGACCACCAGGAGCCTGCGTGACAGTGGGATCTGAGATCTACGTCATCTAATGCGTTCAAATCTATAACAAAAATTTAGCTGTTCGCCATTTAACTTTCTCGTTCATAAAGACAAAGAAGACGAGACTAGTTATATTAGTACTCCAGTATAAGTTATATGTATTATTTTAGGGTACTACAAGGAATATTGGCACAAACATTGTATACAAACCAACTGGAGGTAGGGATTATGTCAAATAAATAATAATTGAATAAT
This sequence is a window from Aegilops tauschii subsp. strangulata cultivar AL8/78 chromosome 7, Aet v6.0, whole genome shotgun sequence. Protein-coding genes within it:
- the LOC120969718 gene encoding uncharacterized protein is translated as MKRKAGPNTININAFFKPLASSSQPTEIVNEADVQYTNPSPVNASDQEMPDVVNVAEQTEVITTPYQRDPGKRCQIWELPPDKQDDARHFYISKGAYRPELEEYPFDEKSKHRRRFQKDWYQNFWWLEYSTHTDSAYCLPCFLFSKKPVGRCGSDTFSVKGFRNWKKVNDGKACAFLTHVGGPDSAHNYSVQCYEDLKTSVAHIDKAMEKRNEKVETNARLRLKTTIDAMRWLIFQACSFRGHDESAGSKNQGNFLEMVKILASYNKDVAGVVLENAPGNAKYTSGEVQKEIVGILALEVQKTIREEIGNAKFCIMVDEARDESKKEQMAVVLRFANKEAEIIECFLDLVHVNDTAALTLKNAICTVLSDNNLNVQDIRGQAYDGASNMRGEWNGLKALILRECPYAYYIHCMAHQLQLALVAASREVHEVHNFFQNANFVINVVSASTKRSDELLANQAEEIAREIELGELDTGRGQNQIGTLQRPGDTRWSSHYKSIQSLKKMFAAIVAVLRGIASDRSVSKYSHGDAVGSLKIVISFDFVFILHLMEKIMKITDVLCKKLQYKSLDILNAMDFVSNTKVLLGELREHGWDSLLEEVKSFCVKHEIDIRFGPQVC